From the Pyrenophora tritici-repentis strain M4 chromosome 5, whole genome shotgun sequence genome, the window AGTTTAGCGTGACGGGTAAGTGCTGTCGACCCCGGACTCTTGGACATGTTCAAAGTGCGATCAGCAGGGCGGTTGTCGTGGCCCTTCGTATCGCTATCGCCGTCGTGACGAGTAAGCTCGGTTGTGTGCGATGTCCGGAGGGGTACAACGGGTCGGATGTACATACTAGATGTTTTCGATCACGTGGAGCTTTGATTCCCCCTCACTAGCACCCGTATGTTCCCTTTTAACGCAACAGTCATGAATCTGCTCTTCTTCAATATCACATCTTGAATCCCTGCTAAAACCCAGCGCGAATCGCACCTTCCAACCACGCCACACCAGCCATAACTCCATCCACAACTCTCACCCTACTACCCTCCACATCCCCCAACTCCTCCACACAAGCCTCCCTAACCATCTCATCCATCCCAGACATACCGGCACAACCCAAACAGATAGCGCCAACCTTTCCCTTGTTCAAAAGCCTCTTAACAGCATCCTTCATCCGCCTCCGCACCTCGTCAGCAGGCGCATCATGCAAATCCGTAGCATTCAACCCCGTCGTTTCGACCCCCGCAAACCTTTTACTAGCTTCGAAGCCCATGCCTAGAAAAGCAGTCGTCGCGTCGGTGAGAATCGTTTCCCACACTTTTCCAGTGCTTACGATGCCGAACTTTTCGTCCGGGTGCATGATTTGCAGTGCAGTGCTGACGCTAGCTTCGAAGATGCCCGTGACGGGTTTGCGTGACTTTTGCACGGCGGCTTCGTCCTTGAGGAGCGGGACTAGCGGATGTTGCGAGTAACATGCTACGAGGAAGCCGTGGTAGCGGTCGAGGTCTTTGCGTAGGGCTGGGAGGCAGTGTTGTACGGATTCGGCGGCATCGTCTTCATTGTTGATGCTTTTGGGGCCAGAGGGCGCGGTAAAGTATTCGTGGGCCGTCTGCTTGATGTGGTTAGTTGCTGGGTAGTGGTTGTGAGCGGTGCTTATTAACGTCTTTGAACTGCAGCGCATCGACAAGAGGCTTTAGGCCGTTTGTCATTTGCTCGGTCGAGTTTGGGTTGATGATGAGGATGGACCGCATCTTGCTATATCTTGGATTGTGACCGTGACGGTATTCACCCATTAGTTTTGTTCGCAGCGCTGGACCAGCTTTATGAGGGCGGGTGCGGGCGGCGTGTGAGCGGAGGTGGAGTAGCGAGCAAGGGTTCGCGCTACGTCATTGCCTCGGGCTGTTTACATGTTGTTATGGGCACACAAAAGGACGCAACAAAGCATCACGGCAAGTTTGATAAGTTCAAATTGTCATAGTATTCTACTGTGAATGCAGCCGTGCATAGGACAAGTTATCGAAACCGCAGAATTCCCAGTATTAACCGCCATGCATCTTCAACCCATGCCAACGCCATCGCAAGACAAGATCAATGTAGGAAGCTGGGCATGTCAGGAGCTATTCATAGCTACACATCAAAAGCAACTTACAGGTCGTGAATCGTGAGCCAGAGCCCTCAAGCCGCAGAATCATCTGAAGCAGGAAAAGCGTCCACAGGAAATGCGGAAGGGAGCGCGACGGACGCCGTGTCGGTCAGCAACAACACCACCGCCTAGAAGCTATTAGTAGATGCCTGTGGGACAAAAAGCCTCTGACCGGAACAGACGGCTTCAAGGACGAGCTAACGTACCGGCATGGCGGCCTCCCCATTGTTTAGTCCACAGAAGACCCATGGTTATACGGTATTGATTGGTGTTTCGAGGTTGTAGTCGGCAAGGGGTAGTTTTGCGCGTCAGAAGTGGGTAAATCGGAGAGTTTGTGATTGTCTTGCTGTATTTGGCTTGTGGTGGTGGATCAAAGGGTACTCGCAGCGCACGGCGGAATATATAGCAGCTACCCCAGCTCAAATGGCGGAGGCTGGACTTGTGAAGCAGGGACGATGGACATGTGGGCACCACGTCATAGGCTGGAAGCCAAGGGCTTGGAACATGCAGCACAGCCACGCTAGGACTACGATATTTTGGTACGTGAATATTGAGATGGTTTAGTATGGGCTAGCATGTTAGTGCTTGGGGTTGTTATTGGTTACGTCAAACCCCGCGAAGTGGTGCGCCACAGTATCTGGGCTCTAGTGATGGGACCGCGCGGTAAAAGCTCCTCATGACGAGTACGTGTGGCTCAGTCTGATCCCAGTGTTTCATGTCAATAGATGGGTATCGTGGCGTGAAACGATTTGGCCATGAAGATTTATTCGTCACATAGCGGGTTATGTACTTGCATAGGGTGTTTCTGATTGAACGTACACTTCTCAAGCAAAGACCATGACTTGCTTGAACCAGATGGAATTTTCTAGTGTATCCGTTTGTATCCGTTTTCGATCCAATACCGTATGCTGACCAGCTTTCGTTCCTATAGTACAATGTCGTGTCTACAGACGTAGACTAGACCCAGATATGGCTGTAGGTTATTATCTTCCACCCATACCGCCTCCTTGTGCCATTGCAGCGTTCTGCTCCTGGAAGCGGTCGCCTAATCGCTGCGAGCCCTTCATGTGCTTGTCTACGCAGCGCATAACGCAGCTCTCTTCGCGCGAGGTGAGCGACTTGCTCTCGAAGCCATTGACGCAGTGGTCGAAGCATTGTTGGACGAGGTTGGAGTACATCTGGCTGTGTCAACATGGGCAATATTGGCTTGCCTGTTACTATCATACGTTCATGAATTCCTTCATCTGCTTCTTCTCCATGCGCGACTGCAGCTCGCGCTGCTCAGAGGCTGTGAGTCTAGCAGACGATTAGTTTTTCACACATATAAACTGACAACAATACGTACGACTCCATggtgtgtatgtgtgtgtgtgtgtgtgtgtgtgtatggACGGACGACGGAAATTTGGCTGTGTAATGTGTCCGAGAGGGAATTATTGGTATGACGTCGGGTGGTAGTCTCGTTGCTGTATTGACGAGCTTTCGCCCATGAGCGTGGGAGAGAGCTTTGGCCGCCGGGCGGTCCGTTCTTGACCCTTCACCCTCCAAACGCGGGAAGAAGCGCCCATGACAGCTCTGCCTGCCTTGAAGAGGATGAAAAACCGGCCATATCCAGGAAGCTTGCTGTCCTTGTCACGTCTCTCCTTTTGCACTGCACCCCGTATACGCTCTCACTCTCGTAGACGCGCAATCAATCACTATCGTCGCCACTTGTACCTGTTACCTTTTCCCGCCAAGGCCGTCTTTATTATTGGAATCCTACTCCAGCGATATAGCAGAACAATAGCGATAGCACAATAACACGCCCCTCTTAAGCCCACGTCCACATCTATCCCGCCCCCCGTCTGCCGTCTGCCGTCTGCCGTCGCCGTTCTGATCGCCGCTGTATTCTGCCAACGACGACAGAGGCAGAGCAGGACGTCAGACAACGCTGTGCCGTCTCCGTCTTTTTACTGCATAGTCGCAATTGGTCGGCAGCCACACATCACAGCCGCCAAGTCAGTCGAAGGTTGGCTTTTGACCAGCTATCCACGGCGCGCCTCGATACAGTATTGCGCAGCCCTGCCCTGCACGCCTAGGGTCCTAACGTTAACCGTTGCCGGCCACAAGTCGCGTACCAAACCAAACTCGACGTGTACCGGTAAAGTCTCACGTCTGTCTGCTCGTGCGTCTGCGCCCGCGCCCTCAGCGTCTTCTACTGCCCGCCCTGCGCATCAAACCTCGGGCAGAATACGAGCAGAGCCCCGCCGCTGACAGCGCGCGCTTCATCGCCATACGCCGACGTCACGTAGCGGCCGCCCAGACAGCTGCCGCCTGCCCACTTTGGGCCCACCTGTGCCTGGACAAGACCACTCCACACGACGCTGCGATCGCCCCAACGCTTGCGATACAGTCGTCTGAAGAGCTGCGCCGCTCTTCAGCACGCCTGCCATGCCCGCCCAAACGCAAACAAACCCAAATACTCCGCGCGTGCGCAATGGAGACCCCCAGCCCGCCCCCGTCGCAACTCCAGAACCTGCCTCGTCGCGCCGCGACTTGACCTCGTGGTGGAGGCAGTTTAGCAAGCGCCCCGCGAAAAAGGACGACGACAAAGGTACCGCCCATTGCTCTTTTTCGCTAGAGACTCTCCCCCCCAACGCCTGCGCGTGCCTGTCCTCCCCATTTCCGCTTGTCGCGAGCCCTCACTGACTGCATCTCCCTACATAGATCAAGCGCAGCCCGGCATCTTCGGCGTGCCCCTCATACAAAGCATCCCCTATGCCAATGTCGCCATCTCGCTCTTCAACGAGCACGGCGAGAGCTACATCTACGGCTACGTCCCCATTGTCGTCGCCAAATGCGGTGTATTCTTGAAGGAAAAGGGTCAGTCATGTCAGACTTTACCTAACATCAGCTGTTAACAGCGCACAGCGACCGACGTAGAGGGGATTTTTCGCTTGGCCGGCTCGGAAAAGCGCATCAAGGAGCTCAAGGCTGCGTTCGACACCCCGCCACGATATGGAAAAGGCCTGGATTGGTCCGGCTATACTGTACATGACGCCGCCAATATTTTGCGCCGCTACTTTAACAATCTCCCGGAGCCCATAATACCACTGCAGCATTATGACCCCTTCCGGAATCCACTCAAAGGCCACCAAGCCGAAGCTGTAGGCCCCAGCGAAGGACAGCAACCCTCGGTTGGAGGCTTCGACCCAGATGCCGCCGTTCGCATATATCAGCATCAGATCAAAGCTCTACCATCGTTGAACCGACAATTGCTACTATACATCTTGGACTTGCTCGCCGTCTTCGCCGCCAAGGCCGATGTCAATAAGATGACGACCTCGAATCTCGCTGCTATTTTCCAACCAGGCCTTCTGTCACATCCCCAGCACGACATGTCTCCCCAGGACTACCGTCTCAGTCAAGATGTTTTGATTTTTCTCATTGATAACCAGGACCACTTCTTGATCGGTATGGAGGGCACAGCTGTCGACGAGGGGACCGTGAAGCATATTGAAAGCGGACCCTCTACTCCGCAAGCCAGAACACCCACCACCCCGGGCCGCAATAATTCCGGCATTGGCCGTTCTGCGTCGACTACTTCCAGCGCTGGAGCAGAAAGCCTCCGCATGCATGGTGGTATTCGTCGCAATGTCTCCACGTCTTCAAAGCGATCACGTCATTCCGGCGCCGTACCTAGTCCCATCACACCTGCCTTTTCCTCGCCCACTGCATCTGGAGTACATCGGAGCAACACACTACCCTCGAAGCGCGGACCGACGCTCGGCAGTCCTCGCTTTCCCCCGCCAAAGCAATCTGGCCACTCCCCTACTGCCGCGGATGAGGTCAAGAGCCCGATTGCCGAGTTAATCCCTACAGATGCGGAAACTAGTATTGCTGAAATGAAGCAAGAACCTGAGCAGTCACGCTCAGAGCAAGTTCCAGAGCCTGTAGCTCCCGCAGCGGAGCCGGTCCCAGCGACGCAGCCAGTCGAGCCGGAACCCGCACTACCACAACGATCCCAGACGATGCCTCCGAATAAAATAGAGATGCCGAGACCCTACGAACCCGGTCATACGCGAGAGGCATCTCTCCCCTTTGCTTTTTCTCAACAGCAGAGGGCCTCGGTTACGCCTCTAGTCAATGACATGCCCGGTGCATTCCCTCTTCCCTCTCCTGGAATAATCCCCCCAAGCCAGCCTACCACACCAAATGTTACCGCACAGAACGTCCAAGCTTTGTTACCTCCTCCACGATCGACCACGCCGGGTCAACGTAGCCCCCAGCGCAGCCCCCTTAATACACCTACGCGCGAAAGATTGGAATTTCTAGAAGGACCTATCGACTCTGGTCCGTCAATTGAGCCAACTCCGGCTGTGCGTACCTTTACCCAAATTCTTGCCAAAGTATCGGCTTCGCCAGGCGAAATCAAGGACAACAAGGATTCACGCAAGCCGAACAAACTCCAAAAAAAGCGGTTGCCAAACAGCATTAGCCAGAGCACCCACAGCTCCACACATTCTCTCGGTGGCAGTGACAATGGATTTGGTGCGGGTCACTTTTTCCAAGGGCCACCTTCACCTTTGCAGCCCCCTCATCTTCCGTTTGCGCATGGCCAGTCTCAGGCAAGTACATCAAGAGAAGCGGTACACGATGCAAGTTCTTCGCGCACTTCAGGTAATACTCTGAAACCTAGCATGTCGCCCTCTGCCTCTTTTAGGTCGCATTCGACTGCAACGGAATACTCTGAGACTGAGCTGGCGGAAGAGCAACCAAAAGAGGAGAAGCGCAGCTTTTGGAAAGGCCACAAGCGTGGGGAGAGTAAAGCAACACCGACAGCAAGTCAGACGGACTTGCATGGCTCTGTACCCGGCGCTGATAGGAGTATGAGCTCATTCGCTAGCAGTTCTGGGCTAACAGGTGGCGGTCGAAGAAGCATGCAGTTTGATCAAAGCTCAGAAACGCCCATGATTTTTGGCAGCCCACCTGACCCCGACAGACTGGAGAAGAAGGGCACATTCGACTGGTTTCATAAGCGCCGGCATGAACACAGGGATCGCGCAGACAAGAAAGAGAGAGCAAAGAGTCCGCCTGGCAGTTCTGGCTTTCTGCCTCCTCCACAAAATATGACACAACCCACGGAAACGCTCACTGTCCGTGGATGGCCATCTGACACTCAGCACATATCGGATGATGCGCAGGCGAAAGGGGACAAATCCAATAACGTCACACCTACTGGTACAAGTCCAACTCCGCCGCCGGCAGTCTCCACGTCTAGTCCAAAACCACATAGTCCACAGCCTCGAATGGCAGTACGGACGGATCTTCCAGCTGCTTTGACCGAACCAAGATCAATCGCCCGATCTCCAGATAGGAGCCAAATGTCATCCCCTGTGGCACCGAAATCCTACTCCCAGGGCTTTCTTACCGCTGGGAATGGCGACAATGCACCTCAGGCTAACAACGAAGCAACGGCTCAGCGGAACGCTTCAGCTTCTCCTCCACAGCCCGTGGAGTCCAACTCGACGCCGTCTGGACCTCATCACGCTTCATCTAATTCTACCATTACTGTCACTCCCGAGACGATGAAGACAGAGGCAGCCTCGAGCGCACCTCTAGCTGACGAAAATCGCTCCCAGCTAACAGACCAACCCGCTCCGTAGGTTAGAGCGGTGGAGGATACATGTGT encodes:
- a CDS encoding zf-Tim10-DDP domain containing protein, with amino-acid sequence MESLTASEQRELQSRMEKKQMKEFMNMYSNLVQQCFDHCVNGFESKSLTSREESCVMRCVDKHMKGSQRLGDRFQEQNAAMAQGGGMGGR
- a CDS encoding DUF566 domain containing protein, encoding MPAQTQTNPNTPRVRNGDPQPAPVATPEPASSRRDLTSWWRQFSKRPAKKDDDKDQAQPGIFGVPLIQSIPYANVAISLFNEHGESYIYGYVPIVVAKCGVFLKEKGQSCQTLPNISC
- a CDS encoding Rho-GTPase-activating protein 5, which encodes MTTSNLAAIFQPGLLSHPQHDMSPQDYRLSQDVLIFLIDNQDHFLIGMEGTAVDEGTVKHIESGPSTPQARTPTTPGRNNSGIGRSASTTSSAGAESLRMHGGIRRNVSTSSKRSRHSGAVPSPITPAFSSPTASGVHRSNTLPSKRGPTLGSPRFPPPKQSGHSPTAADEVKSPIAELIPTDAETSIAEMKQEPEQSRSEQVPEPVAPAAEPVPATQPVEPEPALPQRSQTMPPNKIEMPRPYEPGHTREASLPFAFSQQQRASVTPLVNDMPGAFPLPSPGIIPPSQPTTPNVTAQNVQALLPPPRSTTPGQRSPQRSPLNTPTRERLEFLEGPIDSGPSIEPTPAVRTFTQILAKVSASPGEIKDNKDSRKPNKLQKKRLPNSISQSTHSSTHSLGGSDNGFGAGHFFQGPPSPLQPPHLPFAHGQSQASTSREAVHDASSSRTSGNTLKPSMSPSASFRSHSTATEYSETELAEEQPKEEKRSFWKGHKRGESKATPTASQTDLHGSVPGADRSMSSFASSSGLTGGGRRSMQFDQSSETPMIFGSPPDPDRLEKKGTFDWFHKRRHEHRDRADKKERAKSPPGSSGFLPPPQNMTQPTETLTVRGWPSDTQHISDDAQAKGDKSNNVTPTGTSPTPPPAVSTSSPKPHSPQPRMAVRTDLPAALTEPRSIARSPDRSQMSSPVAPKSYSQGFLTAGNGDNAPQANNEATAQRNASASPPQPVESNSTPSGPHHASSNSTITVTPETMKTEAASSAPLADENRSQLTDQPAP